One window of the Halobacteriovorax sp. JY17 genome contains the following:
- a CDS encoding glycosyltransferase family 9 protein, translated as MKKVLLVNLRRFGDIYSSTHLINSMIKSGEYEVSLLIYKEFEKVALNIEGLSNIFTIDRKRIITVCKSDIFNNAYSLEEFSKDLQPVTSKEWDQVINYSNDRVSTHITSLMKTEKRVGLSFTQEMKNSYNSEWGMLLNDVVTELEFSPIHFNDIYHNMLGVTPVKDGIKLKTSTNHNENASKNINFLRRAEEGKNKKVVGIQLFTSEESKNIPESVIIEVIEKLHQRDVVTMLLVAPTDEEKEKAAHINDHFEGRLVSVESDFHALTSVVVNLDCLITPDTAIKHLSDLVQTPCVEVSLGASPFLKQGSINEQSIILSKNIEDRHFSKNDTTSDLKSDDIVNSTLLLLGLKSFKNTEISEGYTLYRPYKDNLGTSYFAVKGEVNSEIEAQRIASRMYLSKTLLAKDDHSYCEMILELKGENFKRWIANEKEAVTNITKDLLGAIRSLIQIGEGANQSKSFINSLGHLLSHSEDSTMTAIPSLFLRARLEGIASNRLEDSVKEVEGHLYKMKNELQKVYEVLRTIEENSREHEANSAIENKASNRVNQASL; from the coding sequence ATGAAGAAAGTACTACTAGTAAATTTAAGACGTTTTGGAGATATCTATAGCTCTACTCACCTTATCAACTCAATGATTAAAAGTGGTGAGTACGAAGTATCTCTTCTTATCTACAAAGAGTTTGAAAAAGTTGCTCTAAATATTGAGGGTCTCTCAAATATTTTCACAATTGATAGAAAGAGAATAATTACAGTTTGTAAAAGTGATATATTTAACAATGCTTACTCATTAGAGGAATTTAGCAAAGATCTGCAACCTGTCACGAGTAAAGAATGGGACCAAGTCATTAACTACTCAAACGATAGGGTCTCTACTCACATTACATCTCTTATGAAGACAGAGAAGAGAGTTGGGCTAAGCTTCACCCAAGAAATGAAAAACTCATATAATTCTGAATGGGGAATGCTTCTAAACGATGTCGTCACAGAGCTCGAGTTCTCACCTATCCACTTTAACGATATCTATCACAATATGCTCGGAGTTACTCCTGTTAAAGATGGTATCAAATTAAAAACTAGTACTAACCATAATGAGAATGCATCTAAAAATATAAACTTTTTAAGAAGAGCAGAAGAAGGAAAGAATAAGAAAGTAGTGGGTATTCAGCTCTTCACATCTGAAGAGTCAAAGAATATTCCAGAGAGTGTGATTATTGAAGTCATTGAAAAGCTACATCAGAGAGATGTTGTAACAATGCTTTTAGTCGCTCCTACAGATGAAGAAAAAGAAAAGGCTGCACATATAAATGATCACTTTGAAGGAAGACTTGTTTCTGTCGAGTCCGACTTTCATGCCTTAACGAGTGTTGTTGTAAATCTCGATTGTCTAATTACTCCAGATACGGCTATTAAGCACCTAAGTGATTTAGTTCAAACCCCTTGTGTAGAAGTAAGTTTAGGCGCTTCTCCGTTTCTTAAGCAAGGCTCTATAAATGAGCAATCAATTATTCTTTCAAAAAATATTGAAGATAGACACTTCTCAAAAAATGACACGACATCTGACTTAAAATCCGACGATATAGTTAATTCAACTCTACTTCTACTCGGACTAAAGTCCTTCAAGAATACAGAGATAAGCGAAGGCTATACTCTCTATAGACCTTACAAAGATAATCTAGGTACTTCCTACTTTGCAGTTAAGGGAGAAGTAAATTCAGAAATAGAGGCCCAGAGAATTGCCTCTCGCATGTATCTTTCAAAAACTCTTCTTGCAAAGGATGATCATTCATATTGCGAAATGATTCTAGAGCTAAAAGGGGAAAACTTTAAGAGATGGATTGCAAATGAAAAAGAAGCTGTAACAAATATTACAAAAGATCTTCTCGGTGCGATTCGCTCATTAATCCAAATTGGAGAAGGTGCCAATCAGTCCAAGAGTTTTATAAACTCATTAGGTCACCTACTGTCACACAGTGAAGATTCTACAATGACGGCGATCCCAAGCCTTTTCTTAAGAGCAAGACTTGAAGGGATTGCTTCTAACAGACTAGAAGATTCAGTTAAAGAAGTAGAGGGTCACTTATATAAGATGAAGAATGAACTTCAAAAAGTTTATGAAGTTCTTAGAACGATTGAAGAAAACTCTAGAGAGCATGAAGCTAACTCGGCAATTGAAAATAAAGCGTCGAATAGAGTTAACCAAGCAAGTTTATAA
- a CDS encoding glycosyltransferase family 9 protein: METAKKDSVDIPPQEAQKTIAIVQILRLGDIIQTIQMAKSLRAEYGDKYKLLLIARKQFANHLTEQIKEVFDECITIDLKDLVLKSPVVNLENSLKNIKELKDRISSHNIDVCINLSYSKTANYLMSLIKANHKVGPVYDTDASIKIKDKWSQYLYANVLETSFNSFNLVDLYKLIVGVAPKKDENNTVNSGPKNKVFIHPFASDKKKVWSDTKWVEVIFKFLKDNESKKVFIVGAKSDREACQKITSSPLLSSFSNRIVDLTGKHNITELKNLFDDDSMFIGHDSMVSHLASLKKIPIITISLGPVRTRETIPYIDGAYSLSPQTKCFPCKPDTSCDFYQCHADIPYQAVNEVLSLVSKGEEVTKELLNKNLSHFHLNSINISRSKYNNLGLLSLQSVLGNEVTYTETIQKFFMITWSYIINEVEAHSDFPEISDKTHQRILQDMQGLQQLFELSEFGKKYSRYILEEISSNTPNINQIKDYSKKVDEIERLSDIVSETYPQLSPIINFGKVSRANLHGENLVELTESSFYSFHDQANVTSVMYELCEKTLTQNQRNKNIKPQATIR; encoded by the coding sequence ATGGAAACAGCTAAGAAAGACAGTGTAGACATACCTCCACAAGAAGCTCAAAAGACAATCGCGATTGTTCAGATTCTCCGTCTAGGAGATATAATACAGACAATTCAAATGGCTAAGTCCCTAAGGGCTGAGTATGGTGATAAATACAAGCTACTTCTTATTGCGAGAAAGCAGTTTGCGAACCACCTCACCGAGCAAATTAAAGAAGTATTCGACGAATGTATTACCATTGATCTAAAAGATTTAGTTTTAAAAAGTCCTGTAGTTAATCTTGAAAACTCTTTAAAGAATATAAAAGAACTGAAAGATAGAATTTCCTCTCATAATATTGATGTTTGTATAAATTTATCTTACTCAAAAACGGCCAATTATCTAATGAGCCTAATTAAGGCCAATCATAAAGTCGGTCCTGTTTATGATACAGATGCCTCTATTAAGATTAAAGATAAATGGTCACAATACCTCTATGCCAATGTTCTAGAAACAAGCTTTAATTCATTTAACTTAGTAGACCTCTACAAGCTTATTGTTGGCGTGGCTCCTAAGAAAGATGAAAACAACACTGTAAATTCTGGACCAAAGAATAAAGTTTTTATTCATCCGTTCGCTTCTGACAAGAAAAAGGTATGGAGTGACACGAAGTGGGTTGAAGTTATCTTTAAATTTTTAAAAGACAATGAATCAAAGAAAGTCTTTATTGTTGGTGCCAAGTCAGACAGAGAGGCTTGCCAAAAAATAACATCGAGCCCTCTACTAAGTTCGTTCTCTAATAGAATTGTAGACCTTACAGGCAAGCATAATATAACAGAGCTTAAGAACTTATTTGATGACGACTCTATGTTTATTGGTCACGATTCAATGGTTAGTCACTTAGCTTCTTTAAAGAAGATTCCTATTATTACAATTTCACTTGGTCCAGTAAGAACAAGAGAAACAATACCCTATATCGATGGCGCCTATAGCTTGTCACCGCAGACAAAATGCTTTCCATGTAAGCCAGACACTTCATGTGACTTCTATCAATGTCATGCAGACATTCCCTACCAGGCCGTGAATGAAGTTCTTTCGTTGGTATCTAAAGGTGAAGAAGTTACTAAAGAGTTACTTAATAAGAACCTTTCTCACTTTCACTTAAACTCTATCAATATCTCTAGATCTAAGTACAACAACCTCGGTTTACTTAGCTTACAATCAGTACTCGGTAACGAAGTAACATATACTGAAACAATTCAAAAATTCTTTATGATTACTTGGAGCTATATTATCAATGAAGTCGAAGCTCATAGTGACTTCCCAGAAATAAGCGATAAAACACACCAGAGGATTCTTCAAGATATGCAGGGTTTACAGCAATTGTTTGAATTAAGTGAGTTTGGTAAAAAGTATTCAAGGTACATTCTTGAAGAAATTTCATCGAATACTCCAAATATCAATCAAATTAAAGATTACTCTAAGAAGGTTGATGAAATAGAACGCTTATCAGATATTGTCTCAGAAACATATCCACAGCTAAGCCCAATAATAAACTTTGGAAAAGTCTCTAGAGCAAATCTTCATGGAGAAAATTTAGTAGAATTAACTGAAAGCTCATTTTACTCTTTTCATGATCAAGCAAATGTAACAAGTGTAATGTACGAACTATGTGAAAAGACACTTACTCAGAATCAAAGAAATAAAAATATTAAACCTCAAGCAACAATAAGGTAG
- the fliS gene encoding flagellar export chaperone FliS: protein MSYGLGAYKKTSIHTASKEQILLMLYQAAIKSCKKAIEAIGEKNIPAKGEHIGKLQDIVIELNNSLDFEVGGDIAKELSSLYDFILFSSTQANIKIDAEPLNGCLNVLNTLYEGWGEAIKTLRKENAQKEQQGA, encoded by the coding sequence ATGAGTTATGGTTTAGGTGCTTATAAGAAAACATCAATTCACACTGCAAGTAAGGAACAAATCTTACTAATGCTCTATCAAGCGGCAATTAAAAGTTGCAAGAAAGCAATAGAGGCCATTGGCGAGAAAAACATTCCGGCCAAAGGTGAACACATTGGAAAGCTTCAGGACATCGTCATTGAGCTAAATAATAGTTTAGACTTTGAAGTCGGTGGAGATATAGCAAAAGAGCTATCATCACTTTATGACTTTATTCTCTTCTCTAGTACTCAGGCAAATATTAAGATAGATGCTGAGCCACTAAATGGATGTCTAAACGTTTTAAATACTCTCTATGAAGGTTGGGGTGAAGCTATTAAGACCCTTAGAAAAGAAAATGCTCAAAAAGAGCAACAGGGGGCTTAA